Genomic DNA from Peribacillus simplex NBRC 15720 = DSM 1321:
GGCTCATCGTCTGATCCTCACAGTGACATTGAGTTACTCCTACCTCTTCTCCTTGAGGATCTGTTCATTGAATTTCATAATTTACATTTGTTCGATTGAATCCCCTCCTGAATCAGGTAAGGGAGTTCATGTATGGTATATTTTTTTCTTCCAACGTTGTTTTCTTCTTTTATTCTTTGATTTCCGTTTATACATTTAAAAATTCTAAAATAATATCTTATATTAATTTTTTATGATTCCGTAATTCCACTTATTGCTTTTAAGAAACTCAAGACAACAACTATGCCTTATATTAAACTATTGATTCGTTAATTAAATAAGAAAAAGAGCCGTTGTAACAGCTCCTTGTCCCCCTCTTTCACCCTTTTGAAACGATAGCGTAATGTTTCTCCTACTTATTTTTTACTCTTTGCATGCGTTTGACCTTATATTGTTCAAAATCCCAATTCGACAAAAATTCTTTTGCAGAAGTATAGCCTGATTTATAGAGAAAGTAGATTTCCTCCTCATTCAGTTCAAAATCCGTGGCGTTGATGCCGCCAGTAGGAATTTGAATCGTGCGTTCAATCGTTTCTTCGTTCATATGTCGTAAATCATGGGCTTGAAGCATCGTTTTAAATATATTTTTGAAAAGGTGGATTGGCGTTGGTATAACCGGATCTATGTTAACTTCATCTTTCACAAAATGGAATCCGAATGTTGGAAAACGAGGGTTGTCTGTATCAAATATCCATATTGGGAAGTTACTAAGTAAACCACCATCTAAAATGTAGGATTTTTTCCGGTCTTTTGATTTCCAAATAACCGGACGGAAGAAAAATGGTAGAGAGGCACTCATCATTACGGCAGTTGAAACTTTTAAATCAGCAGGAGACATCCCATAGCGTTCCAAATCATCTGGCAAAATAAGCATCTGACCATTCGAAACATCAGACGCAATTATCTTCAATTTTCCATCTGGAAGATCCGCGAATGTCTTAATCCCTTTTTCTGAAAGAAGAGAATCCACCCATGATTCCAAATAATCGTTTTTGTAAATCCCAAGATGAACCATAAGTTCCAAAAAGAAGCCCAAAATGGGAATTCGATTCAGAATTGTCCTGCCTCGAATCTTTGAGTAATTGATTTCACTAAACCGTTCTTTAATTTCATGGCTTTTATAGCCACTAGCCAAAAGAGCAGCTATTACTGCTCCTGCTGATGTCCCAGCAAGTCTTTCCCATTCGACTTTTTCCTCTTCCATTGCTTGAATCGCTCCAATAAAAGCAATTCCCCTGGCCCCCCCACCTTCAAAAACGGCATCTGCTTTCATTTTTTTCCACCTCTCGATAAGAGTTATTATTAATATTAACAACATTTTAAAATAAAGCGAATTTTCACACTATTAGATACCAAAAATCAGCCCCGTCAGTTGAAGAATAAAACCGCTTGCCATCCATGATTGGAATTAATGACGGTTCTATTTTTCTAACAAATTAATTCACTAACAGTAGCAAGAATCACATGAGTTTAAAAGGTTGTGTTTTTTAATCTGTAACACAAATTCTGTAATGTCATGTTCTTTGACCTTGCCAGCTTTTCAGGTTGTTCGCAGAATTAACCGTACTTCTAATCTCTGTTTATGCTTTCCATCCCCGATTGACAATTGGTTGCATATCTATCCATTTTTCCTTTTTTATTTTTTATCACCTTTATTATTACTTCATGTCTGTGGATTCCCTACTTGAGAAACCCTTAATCATTTACTCTGGCTCACTGCAATATTATTAAAAGGGGATAGACTACCTTAACGCACCTTTGATGGTAATCAAACGTAATAACAGTAGTAGGATAGCATCTATTATCATGGTATGTATAAAACGAGGCATTTGCATGGACAAATTATCAGATTAGGAATCAGCTTTGATAAAGGTATTCTTTAAATTATGTCGAAAGGATATGTAACAAATAGAAGGAGTGAAAAAATGGAAAATAACCGTGCCAAGAAAATGTATGATTACCACGTTTGGGCTAATCAGCAAGTGTTCCAAAACCTAAAACAATTACCGGACGGAATCTATGGCGACACGATAAAAAGTGTCTTTCCATCCATCAAGGAAGTCCTTGTTCACCTTTACGCAACAGATATTACGTGGTTGGAAATAATGAAAGGAAGTACAATTCAAGATACTTTTAAGAAAGTTGAACAGCGGCGGAAAGAAGTGGACGGAGTCACAATAGACAAACTTGAATTCTGCTATGAGAAACTTGCAAAGGAGTATGACAATTTTCTTACTTCACAGCCTGATCTTGAACGGACCATTGTAACCGAACATCCCAAAATGGGGATTTGTGAGTTTGTACTTGCCGACCTCATCCATCATGTAGTGAATCATGGAACTTATCATCGCGGTAATGTATCAGCGATGCTCCATCAACAAGGCGAGCGTGGCGCACCAACAGATTATGTATTTTACTGTTTAAAATAAGCGGTTTGGCAACCAATTTTATCAAGGAACATCATTTAGGAGTCGCTGTATACATACTAAAGCACCGCTCATTCCATATGAAAGCCGATGATCCTCTTGCCAAGGAATCATCGGCTTATATTTGTTGAGAATGAATATCCAAACTCTCGTGGCATGGCTTTATTCAATCAGTACCAATATATGTTACATGATCTTTAAAGCTTTACACGTTGAAGGCGAAGTGCATTTATTACGACTGATACAGAACTGAAGGCCATGGCAGCACCCGCTAACCACGGGGCAAGCAGTCCGATTGCCGCAATTGGTATCCCGATTACATTATAAGCAAAAGCCCAGAAAAGGTTTTGTTTGATATTCCTCATCGTTTTTCTGCTCATAAGGATTGCATCTGCAATACTGTTCAAATCCCCCCGGATCAAAGTAATATCAGCAGCTTCCATGGCTACGTCCGTCCCGGTTCCTATCGCCATTCCTATATCGGCTAGTGCCAGCGCGGGTGCATCATTTATTCCATCTCCGACCATTGCCACTCTTTTACCAGCGGCCTGCAGTTTTTTCACTTCTTCCGCTTTCCCTTCAGGAAGGACTTCTGCAATCACTTGGTCAATGCCAACTTGATGGCCGATGGCATTTGCTGTCCTTTGATTATCCCCTGTTATCATGATGACCTGGATATCCATCGCTTTTAACCTTTTAATCGCCGTTAGCGAGGTATCTTTTATTGTATCCGCAACCGCAATAAGTCCTGCATATTCCCCTTCAATGCTGGCGAGCATTGCGGTCTTCCCTTGCTCTTCAAGTTCTACCATAGCTGTTAGCGCCTTAGTAATATCCACGTTGTTTTGCTTCATCAATTTACGCGTTCCGACGAATAACACTTTTTGATCCACTACAGCTCTCACCCCGTATCCAGGAATCGCTTCAAATTCCTCAACCGCAGCAAGTGCTATCCGCCTTTCCTGAATTCCTTGAACGATTGATTGGGCAAGAGGGTGTTCAGATTGTTTTTCAGCGGCACCGATAAGAGATAAAAACTTTTCTTCCTCCATACCATTCTCGATGAGGACATCGGTTAACACTGGTGTACCATTCGTTACCGTTCCAGTTTTATCCAAAATCACCGTGTCAATATGGTGAGTGGTTTCCAAGTGTTCCCCGCCTTTAAATAAAATACCGAATTCGGCGGCTCGCCCTGATCCTGCCATGATGGATGTGGGAGTGGCCAGACCTAAAGCACAAGGACAGGCTATGACTAGCACCGCTATCATCGCTTCAAAAGCTGGTGTGAATTCTCCTGGGTTAACCCAGATCATCCAAATCAGGAAAGTTAAAAGGGCGATTCCGACAACAATGGGAACGAAGACGCCGGAAATTTGGTCAGCAAGACGTTGAATCGGAGCTTTGGAACCTTGAGCATCTTCGACTACTTTGATGATTTGAGAAAGAGCTGTATCCCTCCCGATCTTTGTCGCTTTCATTTTTAGAAAACCATTCTTATTCAATGTTGAACCGATTACAGTATCCCCGATTGTTTTATCCACCGGAATGCTCTCACCCGTTAACATGGATTCATCG
This window encodes:
- a CDS encoding patatin-like phospholipase family protein is translated as MKADAVFEGGGARGIAFIGAIQAMEEEKVEWERLAGTSAGAVIAALLASGYKSHEIKERFSEINYSKIRGRTILNRIPILGFFLELMVHLGIYKNDYLESWVDSLLSEKGIKTFADLPDGKLKIIASDVSNGQMLILPDDLERYGMSPADLKVSTAVMMSASLPFFFRPVIWKSKDRKKSYILDGGLLSNFPIWIFDTDNPRFPTFGFHFVKDEVNIDPVIPTPIHLFKNIFKTMLQAHDLRHMNEETIERTIQIPTGGINATDFELNEEEIYFLYKSGYTSAKEFLSNWDFEQYKVKRMQRVKNK
- a CDS encoding DinB family protein, which encodes MENNRAKKMYDYHVWANQQVFQNLKQLPDGIYGDTIKSVFPSIKEVLVHLYATDITWLEIMKGSTIQDTFKKVEQRRKEVDGVTIDKLEFCYEKLAKEYDNFLTSQPDLERTIVTEHPKMGICEFVLADLIHHVVNHGTYHRGNVSAMLHQQGERGAPTDYVFYCLK
- a CDS encoding heavy metal translocating P-type ATPase is translated as MSSQIKETSMQITGMTCAACANRIEKGLNRMEGVEEATVNLALEKSVIKYDSEKLSNKDFESKIQELGYDVVKEKKEFTITGMTCAACANRIEKGLNKLDGVSMANVNLALENATVEYDPSEASPVDIIQRVEKLGYGAIIKEDNMESVDFRQKEIQKQKNKFIFSVILSFPLLWAMVSHFSFTSFIYMPDFLMNPWVQMAFATPVQFLIGKQFYVGAYKALKNKSANMDVLVAMGTSAAYFYSVYQAIISMGSHHNTAQLYFETSSILITLILLGKLFEAKAKGRSSEAIKKLMGLQAKTALVLRNGEEREIPLEEVIVGDTIVVKPGEKIPVDGEVVEGNSAVDESMLTGESIPVDKTIGDTVIGSTLNKNGFLKMKATKIGRDTALSQIIKVVEDAQGSKAPIQRLADQISGVFVPIVVGIALLTFLIWMIWVNPGEFTPAFEAMIAVLVIACPCALGLATPTSIMAGSGRAAEFGILFKGGEHLETTHHIDTVILDKTGTVTNGTPVLTDVLIENGMEEEKFLSLIGAAEKQSEHPLAQSIVQGIQERRIALAAVEEFEAIPGYGVRAVVDQKVLFVGTRKLMKQNNVDITKALTAMVELEEQGKTAMLASIEGEYAGLIAVADTIKDTSLTAIKRLKAMDIQVIMITGDNQRTANAIGHQVGIDQVIAEVLPEGKAEEVKKLQAAGKRVAMVGDGINDAPALALADIGMAIGTGTDVAMEAADITLIRGDLNSIADAILMSRKTMRNIKQNLFWAFAYNVIGIPIAAIGLLAPWLAGAAMAFSSVSVVINALRLQRVKL